A single genomic interval of Daucus carota subsp. sativus chromosome 1, DH1 v3.0, whole genome shotgun sequence harbors:
- the LOC135149897 gene encoding uncharacterized protein LOC135149897 produces MGRKDEGVKIPMLDKEHYFHWKVKMRMHLLSLDTSYIDCIEKGPHVPMKISTSVRATGEDLVDTLVPKSATEFTEEDQKEVHKDKKAMNILFNGIDSDMFDNVINCTTAKEVWDTIQTLCEGTEQVRENKMQLFVQQYEHFHYKAGESLNDVFSRFQKLLNALKLYGRVYLVKDSNLKFLRSLPKEWKPMTVALRQAHNFNEYSLDKLYGTLKTYELEIQQDEEMERSSKKEKSVALVAEKSSEEDVPVQVACATTTPSKSACESRAEGHKGKNKMVVVDDEDSTDEDIDDIDEHLAFLARKFSKLKFKKNSSSARPFRRSNQSRSSNLVDRSKFKCFNCGLAGHFSSECRKPRAEKEKSSSDNVDYKKKYFDLLNQKGRAFISEEKDWAAGDDSDDEQLVNLALMALGDETDSPTPSSGQGAKKNLWYVDSGCSRHMTGDISLLSKFEERAGPSITFGDDSKGFTKGYGLISKENVIIDNVSLVEGLKHNLLSVSQLCDRGHQVWFSDEACVVSNKKNNNVVLQGKRKGNVYIADFNSPNADQITCLFSKASTDESWLWHKKLSHLNFKSMNELVKKDLVRGLPKMEFFKDGLCDACQAGK; encoded by the coding sequence ATGGGTAGAAAAGATGAAGGAGTGAAAATCCCTATGCTAGACAAAGAGCATTATTTTCACTGGAAGGTTAAGATGAGGATGCATCTTCTGTCTCTTGACACCAGCTACATtgactgcattgaaaaaggccCTCATGTTCCTATGAAGATTAGCACATCTGTGAGAGCCACAGGGGAAGATCTAGTTGATACCCTTGTTCCTAAAAGTGCAACTGAGTTTACTGAAGAAGATCAGAAAgaggtgcacaaggacaagaaagcCATGAATATTCTGTTCAATGGTATTGACTCAGACATGTTTGATAATGTCATCAACTGCACAACTGCTAAAGAAGTGTGGGACACCATTCAAACTCTCTGTGAAGGAACTGAGCAAGTGAGGGAAAATAAGATGCAGCTATTTGTGCAACAATATGAACACTTTCACTACAAGGCTGGTGAATCCTTAAATGATGTGTTTagcagatttcaaaaactgctAAATGCACTCAAGCTTTATGGTAGAGTGTATCTGGTGAAGGATTCCAATCTTAAGTTCTTAAGGTCTTTGCCTAAGGAATGGAAGCCAATGACTGTGGCTCTTAGGCAAGCTCATAACTTTAATGAGTACTCATTAGATAAACTCTATGGTACTCTTAAGACCTATGAGCTTGAGATACAACAGGATGAAGAGATGGAGAGAAGCTCCAAGAAAGAAAAGTCTGTAGCTCTTGTTGCTGAGAAGAGCAGTGAAGAAGATGTACCTGTCCAGGTTGCCTGTGCCACAACTACACCAAGCAAGAGTGCTTGTGAAAGTAGAGCTGAAGGGCACAAAGGCAAAAACAAAATGGTGGTGGTAGATGATGAAGATTCTACTGATGAAGATATTGATGACATTGATGAGCATCTTGCTTTTCTGGCAAGAAAATTCTCTAAACTCAAGTTTAAGAAGAATAGCTCATCTGCTAGGCCATTTAGAAGGAGCAATCAATCCAGGTCCTCAAATCTGGTTGATAGATCCAAGTTTaaatgctttaactgtggtCTAGCTGGTCATTTCTCAAGTGAGTGCAGAAAGCCCAGGGCTGAGAAGGAGAAGTCTTCATCTGACAATGTtgactataaaaagaaatattttgatcTTCTCAACCAGAAAGGTAGGGCATTCATTTCTGAAGAAAAAGATTGGGCTGCTGGagatgattcagatgatgaacAGCTGGTTAATCTTGCCCTGATGGCACTTGGAGATGAAACTGACTCCCCCACACCAAGTAGTGGACAGGGAGCAAAGAAAAATCTCTGGTATGtggatagtggttgttcaagacacatgactggagatatCTCCCTGTTAAGCAAGTTTGAGGAAAGAGCTGGCCCAAGTATCActtttggagatgacagcaaaggttttactaagggatatggcttgatttcaaaagaaaatgtcATCATAGATAATGTATCACTGGTTGAAGGATTAAAGCACAATCTTTTAAGTGTTAGTCAACTTTGTGATAGAGGACATCAAGTGTGGTTCTCAGATGAAGCCTGTGTTGTCTCAAACAAAAAGAACAACAATGTGGTTTTGCAAGGCAAAAGAAAAGGGAATGTGTACATAGCTGATTTTAACTCTCCAAATGCAGATCAAATTACTTGTCTTTTCAGCAAAGCAAGTACAGATGaaagttggctatggcacaagaagctttctCATTTAAACTTCAAGTCcatgaatgagttagtaaagaaagATCTGGTTAGAGGACTTCCCAAAATGGAGTTTTTCAAGGATGGCTTGTGTGATGCATGCCAAGCTGGAAAGTAA